CCTTCCCTCCCGCTTATCGGCTAGCGCCCGCGGGAGCGAATTCATCAGGCGGGAGGGAAAGCGCTCAGCGGGAGGGGGAGCGGATCGTCAGGACCGCGAGGGCGCCGTCGTCGGAGCGGTAGGTGTGGGAGACGTCGGAGATCCACTCGATGGACTCGCCGGGGCCGGCGGATCGCTCCTCGCCGACGCGTCCGGCGACGAGATGTCCACTGGCGACGAGGATGTGCTCGACCACGCCGGGACCGTGGGCGGGGGATTCGCGGACGCCGCCGGGCGTGACGTGCAGCCAGAACACCTCGGTGGTGGTGTCGTCGCCGTGATGCTCGACGTGGAGGAGTCGGGCGGCGAGGTGTGGGCTCGTACCCTCGACTCCGGTCTCCTCACCGAGCAGGGCAGTGAGTGGTACGCCGAGGGGCCCGGCCACTGCGTAGAGGGTGTCGAGTGTCGGATTGCGCTGTCCGGCTTCGAGTTCGGACAGCGATCCCTTGCCGATGCCGGCCTCGCGGGCCAGTGCGGACAGGCTCAGGCCGCGCTGCTCGCGCAACGCGGAGATCCGGGCGCCGACCGTGCGTCGACGCTCGTCGCCTGCCGTCATCTGGTCACCCCTCCATCCTCGCGGGTGTTCTGTTTACGGAACGATACCGTTATGCTCGCCCCATGACCAGTACCGCGCCGTCGACTCGCACCGAGCCGATCATCGCCGGTGTCGTGACCTCGCTGGTCGGGTTCACCTCGTCGTTCGTCGTGGTGGTCACCGGCCTGCGGGCTGTCGGCGCGACGCCGGTGCAGGCGGCCTCTGGTCTGCTGGTGCTCACCGTGATGTTCGCGGCCGGGACGATCCTGCT
The sequence above is drawn from the Gordonia rubripertincta genome and encodes:
- a CDS encoding helix-turn-helix domain-containing protein; its protein translation is MTAGDERRRTVGARISALREQRGLSLSALAREAGIGKGSLSELEAGQRNPTLDTLYAVAGPLGVPLTALLGEETGVEGTSPHLAARLLHVEHHGDDTTTEVFWLHVTPGGVRESPAHGPGVVEHILVASGHLVAGRVGEERSAGPGESIEWISDVSHTYRSDDGALAVLTIRSPSR